Sequence from the Rutidosis leptorrhynchoides isolate AG116_Rl617_1_P2 chromosome 3, CSIRO_AGI_Rlap_v1, whole genome shotgun sequence genome:
tcttacaacaacagttatcactctagcattaaagctgcaccttttgaagctttatatggccgaaagtgtagatcccctttgtgttgggatgaactcgaggacagacatttaactggtcctgaaattatccatGAATCTaacgaaaagatcgttcagatttagcaacgattagaaactacccgtagccgacaaaagagctatgccgatagaaAGCGAAAGGAcatagaataccaagttggagataaagtcatgttgaaagtatccccttggaaaggcgttgtccgtttcggtaaacgaagcaaactcagtccacaatatgttggacctttcacagtcactcaaagagtcggtctcgTGGCGTACCGAtcagaactaccaactgaacttagccaagtacatgatgtgtttcatgtctcaaatcttaaaaggtgtcttgctgatgacacacttgttattccattggatgatatccgcattgatgagcaaatgcacttcgttgaagaatctatagaaatcatggaaggagaggtaaaacaaacgcgtaaaagcaatatacctatcgttaaagtctgttggaattcgcgtagaggccccgaatatacctgagaacgcaaagaccacatgatacggaaatatccccatctcttctcaactgctgatgcaaacgaggaatctacctaaaacttcaggatgaagtttctaataacgaggaggtactataacgaccctcatttttccattctatatttttccttattaaatgcccaacaatataattaaccttaatgattaaactttaatcgataattgttaagcgttaagaattataaaatgtaataattaactttgtgtaataaatgacaagttaataaaagacggaaataataagctaattaatttTCGTGAACAAAAGATAATAAACTAAAGCTTAATATGTATAACTTAATTAATTTTAAACAGGATTGGAATTAATTAAGCTaatttaaagtacaaggactaaaacgaaAAATCCCAAACTACTCCTTGAAAAGCCCTAGccgaaattaaaaataaaaataaatgaaaTGACCAATTTGCTCCTCTAATTTTCGGCCAAGGCAACTCCCATTACTTCCTCATCAAGtttgacttgttccctaagtaaacttaaccctaaccctaattctagaaccctcTAATctttcctataaatagaggcctaggctAAACCTTTTTCTTGTACCAAATCATAACTACAATTCTCTCccaaaatctctctccctctctctaattttcggccaaaaccgaaaattcccaccaccaccatcgaattcatcaccaccatcttcaagggtttttcaagtaatcttcaagttattcatcgtgttcttcgcgttcttcaaagatcttcaaggtgttcttcgatCTTCAAGTGAttcgatcttcatcttcaagtgttcatcaacttttcttgttaatcttcattaatcttcatcaaggtaaaaccctagatcAAAACTTTTAAATTTCATCTTGTTAATCCATGTTTATGTTCATGTTCTtgatcatattcataatcatattcatgttgtaaattatatatatatatatatatatatatatatatatatatatatatatatatatacctgcggttctataaaaaaaaaattgtgtttgatctttaaaccctagataattgttagaagatttgttaatgtttaaaaaaaaaaggtaaCAAGATATATACCTACCATAAATAGATACACCATGcatatttgtaaaaaaaatataaaaatactatatatatatatatatatatatatatatatatatatatatatatatatacacacgatttatatatacacatatacatattaaaatattaaaatcctaactaattaaacctaaccctaatttattaaaccctaatttaataaaactctaatacattaattaaaccctaatcatttattattactttaattaactaaaaccctaatactattataaaatactaacacttatacacttatattattactaacacatataatatactactacttatattatacgattacgttagtcattcacgataacgtgtgattactcgaaTGTCAATGCTACtcaaggcctagggtgatccttggtaccactatggaacgcttgtggattacgaatgccaaacttagattttggtcaagaaatcctgagccaaccggtaacaattggtcattatggtgactcggcggtggaatagatgtttgagtatggtgcacaatgtcaaacccgactatagtaatcatacacctagttatcttcacacttaataggtggtagacttattaagaacaactcactagtgttcagcgctagcttactaaaagtggaaacttactaaaagtggaaacatactaagaatggaaacttagtaaaacgaactatacttaaaacactcacatacttaaacttgggcaaaacatttaactactcttaaatgtcaataggttgactttctgctcatccatccaaactttctattccgaggaataattctctctcctacttactaaggtgaactcatagccccactctttattgctagcaacttatttaactttttggggtgggacacatgctacttttactatttacaatttagacataagtaccaactgttaaactatgctatacccggctatgtccgactaagtccctacagtgatatttttagttgctcgttaaatgcattcttaattattgggggtaggcttatcgggagtaacgtccccgatacatttgaccaagtcattgtattacttaataatgaaattaaaccgacaagtatagacataacttgtcattggggcaaactttgaacgtttagtctaaatatcacgaattggcataactttttgatccctgcgagatcaactttataaattaaatcttgtggtctaaaacaacggtcaaacattttttaaacctatgaacttcactcaacctttttggttgacactttagcatgtttgtctcaggtgccgattgatcaagcttatttacttactgcttatgtgatgctacttgaacttaggatcaagagatatcgcatttattattcttgcatttgaaacaattactttattgtaatttccattaatgtaacgacattcattttccgctgcgtactcaataaagtttgttcttatcatttagtattgttctcgtatattataatatgttggtttatttgatattaatgtcacattcacccagaccCTAAATGGGGGTGTGATATTGTGGGGTGGTCGGCGTTCATAGTGGCCGGAGGTTGTGGTTGGAAGTGGTGATTGGTGGTTGAAACTGTTGGTTAGTGGTTAGAGATTGTGATTTAAAATGGTTTTTTTGAAGAAAGATGAAATAAAAGTTTTATGAGATGAAGAGATAAAGTTATATTTAACTAGGAAGTGGTTGAGTGGCCCACTCCGTTGGACCAAATAATCGGGGTGAAAAAGGTTTAAAAAAAATCACTAAAAATGAAATAGATGATGTCATCATGATATCAGCGAGGTACTATTCATTGACGGTGACTATTATAcatatattgttattgttaattaaTGGATGAAGAATAAAGGGTTGAATATGATAAAGTTGTTTCCATAAGTCGTTGCTTCTTCGCAATGTTCACATAGTCAAGTAACCAAACAAAGTTTGttcattttttgtttttttttttttcccaaaaTGATAAGATATCATTGAAATAATTTTTCACAAAGAAGTGAAAACTTAACAAGTACACAAGAAAGCATATTGGGCTTTACATATCACTTAGCCCACTTGCAAACAAAAAGCCTCTCATGACTTACAAAGCATCACACATATATCAAACATTAAACTATGCGTACACTAGACGAACATAAACTCATTTTTATTACTGTAGTACATAAAAGAAAATGGCCAAAAAAAGAAATTAGTAGAAAGTTATCTAAAATATAATTTGAATAAAGCGATTAAAATATTTATACTGTATTAGTTTAGTCTTAAATAGAAAAATAAATGAACATTTGAAGTCTTTGATATTTAATTTATTTTACCCGACTTAAATAACTGTATCATTATTCGATGAACTTTCTTTTGATTATAAAAGTTTTTCGATTACCATAAATTCACATTCCTAAGAACTACCATTTTTAAGCTTCTATAACTTAAAATTTGTTTTTATTATTAGTCAAAACAACAATCGCATAAACATAGTCTTTCATattcctttattttttttaaatgttcaACTAACCAACTATTAACCGTATTTTTTAACAAACCGCTTTTCTAAATGTTCAATTAACCAATCGTCAGTCCGTCACCTTTTTCTATCTGTCCAATTTTAACTTTCTTTTTTTACCTTCCTTTTTCATTCTTTTTATTAATTTACATGTACATTTAAGCAATCGTTAACTGTTTTCTTTTATCGTTTAATTAATCAACTGTTAACCGACCAAAATCATTCCGCAGCGAAGCGTGAGTTTACTTATTTTATCCTAACATATAAAAGCATAAAACAGTCAAATATTTTGTTGCTACGAGTCCATTAACCGAGATACGCATAGCAAGGTTGCTGATAATGGGCCATCGGACCATAAGTCCTCGACCAAATAAAAAAGTAAAATGAGTTTTGCCCCCATTTTAATTAAAACTGTACAAGTTATTAACCACTACGTACAACTTATCACCGGCTGCAAAATAACCTTCAAAATTCACCGGAGAAACAAGGCatcggttcatcatcatcatcatcatcatcatcatcgtacgaaAAACTCAGAGATCGAGAAATGGCGCGAGAAGTATCAGAAAGCTGTATGGACAGTTTACTTACAGAAATCGTATCATCATATTGCAATGTTCTCTACGCTTCTAAACCAGAACTTGCTGCTCGAAGAATTGAAGCCATCGGTTATCAAGTCGGTCATCAGCTCTCCGAAAGGTATACGAATCACATCGCATcgctataaatatataaaaatatattcaattatatataaaaaaaactatcATGTACTGTGTTTATTTTATTGATTCTAGTGTTAGATCGTGTTAGGGCACGGTACCTGTAGAATCGGTATCTGTTCGTCTGGATCTTAACATGTGTTATAGATATTAACTGATTAAATTTAATTCTGAAGCTGTTAGTTTATTTTACAGATCTTGAGATACGTTTctgttaattaattaatatttaaatttaagAAGGTTAGCTGAATGAAGGTATGTTGTTGGAGTTATATCCAATGGAACTTGTGATTTGATTTATTTTTGTTTATCTTAAATTTAAAATTGAGATATGCCATGATCTAGTATAATTCAGAAAGTGAGTTTCTGATTTTGAAAATATAAATCCCCCGGTGTATGTCATGATCTGGTACATTTCAGGAGTTGATTACGGAGTATTATATTAGACGGATGAAACAACTACACGTTGTAGCTTACTCTATGCGATAACATTTGGAAATGTAAACTAAACGGTGTGTGTATTGCTAGATAGAATGAGTTTGGTGTATAGTTAGTTTGAGCTCTTATCGTCAGGTAGTTAACATGTGTACTGAATGTCATTTGTCTGGCATGGGTATGATGGGCAGCTTATGAACTGCTGCATAAAGTTGGTTCGGAACAGGAAGACACATAACACTCGAATGTAAGGCACTAAGGTGATTGATTATGTTTTAGGAGTTAGGACATTACTCTATTAAATAGTTACTTTAGGAGTTAATTGAAGGGTCAGAATTTGAGAATTGAGATAGTAGATTTTAGACTTTTGAAGTCTTAGCATGAACCTATAAGGCTAGATGGCGTAAGATGTAGACCATGTATATGATATTCTGACTTAATATTACCTGATTGTGTTACAATCTTATAAATTACTGCTTCTATGGACCATGTAAGTTTATAGTTATATAAAATGTTGGATTGCAACAACAAAACGAGATGTTTGTAGTAAATATTGTTAATGTTTTTTCCATATACTATTTGACTATTTCATCACAGAGATTTGTTGACAATGATAATCATGTAGTGTTTTTTCATATACTACTTTCTAAGCTCTCTTTTGTTAACGATTGTGGCTATTCATATCAATCATTTGAGTATATTGAAGCTCTAACAATCTGAGTCCTCCTATACTTGCATCAAtcacctgttttttttttttttttttttttttaaacaagggGAAATGATATACAATTAACCATTCATGTATCGATTGTTATAATGAATACACTAACTGGCTAAGGTGAtgtttttttaagatgtttttgtctgaagatctgcagaccatgtctgtaaagaagatgtggtcTAAAGGTCTGTATGCCGAATACTGAAtactgaagactgtttgtttttttgtctgcaaaataacttaattTTGTTTGCAAcacttagaagcacatttctaagtctgcgagtttgcagacagaataagacattattttatcttatgtcttcagaaaaacaaacagtCTGCAGTGAAAACATCTGCGGGCGCGctgacataagacataataagatctgcAGACTGAAAAACAAACGACACCTAAGTGTTGCTCCCCTTGTTCATAATTGCATATTTAATGTCCAAATCTTGTTTATCTTCTATATGGAATATTTTTAACATcatcaaaattataattttaccgAGTTTAAAATCTAAATAGATACACAATGGAGAGACCACGCTTTAGTGATCATCTGGAAGCAATCAAGTTCATCTGTAAAGATTTCTGGTCCGAGCTCTTCAAGAAGCAAATAGACAATTTAAAGACTAATCATAGAGTAAGTTCTAACTCCATATCATATatcaatcaatatcaatatcaattattataatataataataattatatagtggTTTCTGATGTTGTTGTAGGGTACATTCGTTTTGCAAGATGATAAGTTCGCATGGCTTTCACGCATGTCGGGGGTCCCGTCCACCGAAACCCAAGGGTCAACTCAAGAGGCAGTAAACAAAGCTGCAGAATTAACCGGCATGCATCTTTACTTCCCATGTGGAATTATAAGGGGAGCTCTTTCAAATTTGGGTATTCCTTGTGCTGTTTCTGCAGATATATCTAACCTTCCCGCTTGTAAGTTTTCACGTGCTTTGACTCGAGATTTTGACCCAACTAATATGAATTTATAAAGGCAAGCGTATCTATATAGTGTGTTGGTTACCAGAAAAAAGAAAATTATCAGCCTTTTCAAGAAAATATAGTACATTATAACAGTTAACCAACTTCAAGAAAATATTGTTAATCAACCGCCTTAGATACATGTTAATCTTAATACGGAAATTATGACCCATTTACCTACATTCAAATGTATCTAAATACACAAAATCTCTTAAATCGCTTACCTCAAAATAAATTGGTTAATCGTTGTTATAACATTTGGGTATATGTACTTCTTTTTGGTCATCTTGCTATAGCAAAATGGCCTTTAtgtaatcatttttttttttatgtaattaTTTCTTGTTAATGTTGATAATAGAGAACAGGGAAGTTTTTCTATCAGATATACTCTCCATAAAagcaaaaataatataaaaatttccTAAAACCCTTGCACAACATGAAAAATTGAATAGTATTTTTGTGGCTAGACAGTTTTGCTATATTCATAGTCACTCATTACTCATACGCATCAGAATATCTTTTTTAAGAGAAAAATATAAGCATAAAATGAACAAGACATTGAAATTTGTCACGCTAATCACTATAATGGCTTTCCTACTGTATGTCCTACTAAACCTAAGGAGCTTGTATTTTGCATTAATTGATGAACAGGTTCATTTGTAATTCGCATAAAGGTGTAGAAAACATCAAGGTTTCTTGGGCTGCAAACCAAGCTCTATGTAGTTTTCGTTTTTCTATAACACGGCAGTGTACGTAACCAACTGTGTaacttttgtttttgttttttcgtGGCTTTTGATAGCTTAGTTAAAACTTTCTAGAATgtcataatatattaatatattatagtgTAATATTGTCAAAGTGTTGATGTTTGTGTTTATACCTGCTCTCAACAGAGATCAACTTGCATTGATAAAAAAAGTGAAAAAGTTATACCGATACATATGAAGTCAGCAGGATCGTTGCAGTAATACCTTGTATTTTCAATTGTTTCAAATTGGTTAAATCCATTTATTAATATAGTCAAAACTATTACTCGTACTTGTATCCGATTCTTGAGGTCTTGACCTCCGGTCACCAAGGCGCTTGCGTATggttttaaaatgaaaatataaagtgTATGTGATAGCTTTGTAAGAGAAAGGAAATGTTAGAAATAGGGGATTGATCGTGATTGTGACTACAATGATGATACTAGTGACAAATAGATGGTCCATGAGGAGATATAGATATTTGAAGAAGGTGGTTTGCAAAGGCGTCTAAGAGCACGCCCTATGCTTATACTCTATTAATGAGCTTTTTTACAAGTCATTTTCATCACGCTATAGGCACCGATGGGTTATGGCCTCCTCCGTAACTGCCTCTGTTCTCTGCCTTAAATTTATCTTTCCTCCGTTATACGTTGGTATTTGTGGTTTTGTGGGGTTTGCAAGTATTATTTAGTTATGATAGGTAACGTTCATTTATCAGTTAATTATGGGTTAGTGAGGGGATGATACTGACGTGGAAGTTTAGTTATGATAGAGTTATCTACAGTCAGGATAGGATAGTAAGTGGTCAAGTGTGAAACAAAGAGCACTACATAGAAACCGTGGAAATTAATCAAGCAATTGAAAACGTGTTACTTTTAAGTTTCAATGGTTAACAAAACGGTTGTAATGTTTTCTTAAGTACTCTAGTTAAAAAGACACAAATGATaaattgataattctaataataagtatTACCACCACTTGTGCATTGACTCAGTGCTATCCAGGTTATCCGGGTATTCGGTAGATGTAAAAGGTCAAGAGTTCGATCTTCAAGGGTGTGTCCTCAATATGATTCCCTCCCGACACGTATCATGGATATGATTGGGTGTGTGGGGTTTCCCAATGCGGATCCCAATGCGTGACTCATAACTCGCtattaatacacacacacacacacatatatatatatatatatatatatatatatatatatatatatatatatatatatatatatatatatacatatataggggcaggatcaatgaggaagtaaccaatcggggggaagcaaatttttttttttttcgttcttttttgaaattttttttttccggcatcaagatcacacgaaaatatgaacatttagaagagacacttcgtgatgaatgttattatttaggcgggaaaacgatcgacaaaaataacattcaagataatattgttcgtgaagaatatgaacgttttttttcttcatgttttgtgaagtaaaatttagcccgatttagagtttagggtttagggtttagtgttttgggtttgttccataaacccaaaacaccaaaccctaaaccctaaaccctaaaccctaaaccctaaaccctaaactctaaaccgttcgtgttaaaaactcaatctaaatcctaaatctaaaccctaaatctaaaccctaaaccctaaatttctaaaccctaatatctaaaccctataaaccctaatatctaaaccctaatatctaaaccccaatagctaaaacctcaaaatacgctcgaaaaacacgataattgttatatattacttcttcgagcgttttcccgccaaaataaaaacatttatcacaaagtttctctactaaatgttcatattttcatctcatctataatgttcgtgaacaaagttttttcaaaaaacgaaaagaaaaaaaaaagtttttgcttccccccaccacttccccccgaatggttacttccctcatgattctaccactatatatatatatatatatatatatatatatatatatatatatatatatatatatattaccaaaagaAGGTCGTGAATTAGTTTAAGTGTGTAAATGAGTTGATGCTTGCTGGTTTGCAAACTTATTAGGGTGGTGCGTATTGTGATAATCAACCTGAGCGTCTCTAAGACAATGCAATAGGCATCGTCTATTCTTATCAGTTATGATAGTCACAGGGGCGATCGGTTTGTACAAGGCGGTGCATTTATGTATGTTTATGTGTATTTTTGAGTGGTCGTGTTGTCCAGTATATGTGTTAGTCTTGTTGTCACGGTACGTAGTGTTCAATTCGAGCTAGGCCTCCTATTTTAGGGCTAATATGTTGTTGATGTGatcttaaaaaaaaattcaaactttAAGTGTCATGATAGTGAATGGTGTTAATAAGACGTAGAATACTTTGTAAGTTTGAATATACTTCTTTGTCTTGGCTTAAAAAAAACTTATTCATTTCAGATAacctaaatatatattttattatgagAGTTGTAGTTATTTTATtttagttattttattttataatacttTTTAACGAACGAGTAAAGTGATTGTTATGTCAATTTACCTAACGCACCCACactagcggaagcgaggatataat
This genomic interval carries:
- the LOC139897967 gene encoding uncharacterized protein → MAREVSESCMDSLLTEIVSSYCNVLYASKPELAARRIEAIGYQVGHQLSERYTMERPRFSDHLEAIKFICKDFWSELFKKQIDNLKTNHRGTFVLQDDKFAWLSRMSGVPSTETQGSTQEAVNKAAELTGMHLYFPCGIIRGALSNLGIPCAVSADISNLPACSFVIRIKV